One Mycolicibacterium rufum genomic window, TGGACTTCATCGTCCCCAGCCGCGGGCTGATCGGCTTCCGCACCGACTTCCTGACGCTGACCCGGGGTACCGGCATCGCCAACGCGGTCTTCGACGGCTACCGGCCGTGGGCGGGGGAGATCCGGGCCCGGCACACCGGGTCGCTGGTGAGCGACCGCAGCGGCCAGATCACCCCGTTCGCGATGATCCAGCTCGCCGACCGCGGCCAGTTCTTCGTCGAGCCCGGCCAGGAGACCTACGAGGGCCAGGTCGTCGGGATCAATCCGCGCGCCGAGGATCTCGACATCAACATCACCCGCGAGAAGAAGCTGACCAACATGCGGTCCTCGACGGCCGACGTGATGGAGACGCTGGCCCGGCCACTGGAACTCGACCTGGAGAAGGCGATGGAGTTCTGCGCCGAGGACGAGTGCGTCGAGGTCACCCCCGAGATCGTGCGGGTGCGCAAGGTGGAGCTGACGGCGTCGCTGCGGGCGCGGGCGAAGGCGCGGGCCAAGCAGCAGGCCAATTCGTAGCGGGCCGCCGGTGCGGGGCGGCCGAGAAATCGGCGGTCGATACGCTGAGGGCGTGCCGACCGCCCGCTGTGTGCTGACCTGCGCGGTCGCGGTGATGGTGCTCCTGTCGGGCTGCACCGTGAGTCCGCCGCCCGCGCCGCAGAGCACCGACACCACCGAATCGACCGCGCCGCCGCCGACGAAGGCGACGCAGATCATCATGGCGATCGACTCGATCGGTCCCGGCTTCAACGCCCATCTGCTCTCCGACCAGTCGCCGGTCAACGCCGCGATCAGCTCGCTGGTGCTGCCGAGTTCGTTCCGGCCGATCCCGGACTCGCGCACCCCAACCGGCTCGCGGTGGGAGATGGACCCGTCGCTGTTGGAGTCCGCCGAGGTCACCAACCAGGATCCGTTCACCGTCACCTACAAGATCCGGCCCGAGGCGCAGTGGACGGACAACGCGCCCATCGGCGCCGACGACTACTGGTACCTGTGGCGGCAGATGGTCAGCCAACCCGGCGCCGTGGACCCCGCCGGCTACGACCTGATCACCGGGGTGCAGTCGGTGGAGGGTGGCAAGACCGCGGTGGTCACCTTCGCCCAGCCGTACCCGGCGTGGCGCGAACTGTTCAACGACATCCTGCCCGCGCACATCGTCAAGGACGTGCCCGGCGGTTTCCCGGCCGGGCTGGCGCAGGCGTTGCCGGTGACCGGCGGGCAGTTCCGGGTCGAGAGCATCGACCCGCAGCGCGACGAGATCCTGCTGGCCCGCAACGACCGCTACTGGGGCAAGCCCGCCGTCCCGGACCTGATCCTGTTCCGGCGCGGCGGCGCCCCGGCCGCGCTGGCCGACTCGATCCGCAACGGCGACACCCAGGTCGCGCAGGTGCACGGCGGCTCGGCGGTGTTCGCGCAGCTGTCCGCGATCCCCGACGTGCGCACCGCGCGCATCGTCACCCCACGCGTCATGCAGCTGACGCTGCGCGCCCAGCAGCCCGCGCTCACCGACGCCCAGGTCCGCAAGGCGGTGCTCGGCCTGCTCGATGTGGACCTGCTGGCCGCGGTCGGCGCCGGTGACGACAACACCGTGACGCTGGCGCAGGCGCAGGTGCGCTCGCCGTCGGACCCGGGCTACGTGCCGACGGCTCCGCCGGCGATGACGCGCGAGGAGGCGATGGCCCTGCTCGGCGCGGCCGGGTACCGCGTCGAACCCATGCCCGCCCCCACCCAGCAGCCGCCCGGCCCGACCCCGCCGGAGAACAGCCGCGGCCAGCTGATCAAGGACGGCGAGCCGCTGACCCTGGTGCTCGGGGTGGCCAACAACGACCCGACCGCCGTGGCGGTCGCCAACACCGCGGCCGACCAACTGCGCAGCGTCGGCATCGCGGCGTCGGTGTCGGCGCTGGACCCGGTGACGCTCTACGGGGACGCGCTGGTCAACAACCGCGTGGACGCGGTGGTCGGCTGGCACCAGGCCGGCGGCGACCTGGCGACCGCGCTGGCGTCGCGCTACGGCTGCCCGGCCCTGGAGGCGACCGCCATCCCCACCGTCACGGCACTGCCGTCGACCGGCGACAGCCCCACGCCGTCGCCGTCTCCGACGCCGGCCCGGCCGGCCACCCCCGCGACGACGCCGACGTCCGCGCCGCCCGCGCCGGAGTCCGGTCAGCTCGTCCAGGCGCCCAGCAACATCACCGGCATCTGCGACCGCGCGATCCAGCCCCGCATCGACGCGGCGCTGGGAGGCACCGCCGACATCGGCGAGGTGATCGACGAGGTCGAGCCGCGGCTCTGGGACATGGCGACGGTGCTGCCGATCCTGCAGGACACGACGATCGTCGCGGCGGGACCGAGCGTGCAGGGGGTCAGCCTCACCGGCGCGGTGCCGGTCGGCATCGTCGGCGACGCCGGGCAGTGGGTCAAGCTGCCGCAGTAGCGCCGGCGGCTCCGCGGCGGCGCCGGCCGAGCGCGACCAGGTCGGAGGACGTGAACGCGGCGAGCGCGAACACCGCCAGCAGCCAGACCGGCGGGCGCGCCAGCTCCCAGACGAACAGCGTCGCGAACAGCGGCGAGCGCTGGGTGATCGCCAGCACGCCCGCCGCGCACGTCAGCGACACCGCCGCCACCGGCAGGGCGGTGCCCGCCCCGGCGTTGAGCGCGAGCGCCACCACCGACCCGGCCGCCGCGCCGGTCGCCAGGGCCGGGGTCAACATCCCGCCGACCGCGCCGGTCCGCAGGAACAGCGCCGTCAGCACCGGCTTGAGCACCAGGATGGCCGCCGCCGCGCCCAGCGTGAGCCCGCTGTTGACGCTGACCTCGAGCACGCTGCGCCCGTTGCCCGGCAGCTCGGGTAGCCAGATCGAACACACCCCGGTCAGCAGGCCCGCCGCCGCGATCGCCGGGATCAGCGCTGCCGAGCGCGGCGCCGTGACCGGCCGGGCCGCGTCCGTCACACGGGTGAAGGCCAGCCCGACGGCGACCGCCAGCGGCGCCAGCGCCACCGCCAGCGCACCGAACAGGTACGACAGGTCCGCATCCGGCCACACCAGCGGATGCTCCAGGTGGGTGACCGGCGCGGCGACCGCGACGGCCAGGCTCGAGGTGATCAGCGCGGTGCCCCATGCCCGCGGATGCCAGGTGCCGAGCAGGATCCGCGTCGCGAACAGCGCGCCGCCCAGCGGCACGCTGTACACCGCGCCCAGCCCCGCGCCCGCCGCGCACGCCAGCAGGATCTCCCGGTCGCGCCCGGTGAGCGCCCATCGGGAGGAGCCAAGGTCGCCCCATGCCACGGCCAGCTGCCGAGGCGCCCCCTCCCGGCCCAGCGACGCCCCGGACCCGACGAGCAGCACCTGCAGTCCCGCATCCGCGGTCAGCGCCAGCCGCCGCACCGGTCGCTCGCCGGCCAGCACCGCCGACATCCCCTGGACGGGGCGCCGGCGCCGCAGCATCCACCATCCCCAGCCCGCCAGCGCTCCGCCCACCATCGGCCCGAGCGCGCGGCGCCAGTCGCCGCTGTCCTCCACGCCGGTCAGCAGCGTGCCGAACGTGTAGCGGTAGGTGAGGTGCTCGACGGCGTGCAGCAGCAGGGTCGTCGCGGCGCCCGCGACACCGGCGAGCAGCCCGATGACCACGATGGCGCATCCGTACTCGACAGCCCGGCGGGTCACCAGGGGAATGTAAGGCAAGCTGAGCGTATGGAGGAGACGCCGCGGCTGCTGTTCGTGCACGCCCACCCCGACGACGAGAGCCTCACCACCGGCGCGACGATCGCGCACTACAGCGCCCGCGGCGCGCAGGTGCAGGTGTTGACGTGCACGCTCGGCGAGGAGGGCGAGGTGATCGGCGACCAGTGGGCGCAGCTGGCCGTCGACGGCGCCGACCAGCTCGGCGGCTACCGGATCGGGGAGCTGACGGCCGCACTGGCCGCGCTCGGCGTGGACCGTCCCCGCTTCCTCGGCGGCGCCGGCCGGTGGCGGGACTCCGGGATGGAGGGCACGCCCTCCCGCAACCGGGAGCGGTTCGTCGACGGGGACGTCGAGGAGCAGACCGCCGCGCTCGCGGCCGTCGTCGACGCCTTGCGCCCGCACGTGGTCGTCACCTACGACCCGCAGGGCGGCTACGGCCACCCCGACCACATCCACGCCCACCGGATCACGATGGCCGGCGTCGCGGCCGCGCAGTGGCGGGTGCCGAAGGTGTACTGGACGGTGATGTCGTGGACCGCCCTGTCCGCTGGGCTGGCGGCGCTGACGACCGTGCCCGACGGGTGGATCCGCGTCGACGCCGACGTGCTGCCGATCGTCGGTTACGCCGACGACGCGATCGATGCGGCGCTCGACGTCCCGGCGCACGTGCCCGCGAAGCTGGCGGCGCTGCGCGCGCATGCGACGCAGGTGCAGGTGTCCCCGGACGGCACGGCGATGGCGCTGTCCAACGGCATCGCGTTGCCGGTGCCGGCCGTGGAGCACTACGTCCTGGTCGAGGGCGCCGCGGGGGAGCGTGACGACCGGGGCTGGGAAACCGACCTGTTGGCCGGCCTGAGCCTGGGGTGACAGGCGCGCCGACGGGGTACGCTGCCCTCGACTGCACGGCCCTCGACTGCACGGCGCGCGGAAGGCAAGCACATGGATCCGGATCTCGATCCCAACCTGCAGCACTGGCAGGACCGCCTGGACAACTTCCAGTGGGTCGTCGGATCCCTGGTGTCCGTGCTCGACAGCATCCCGACCTGACGGCGCCGACCGCGCCGGTGTCCGATCGGCTCCGGCCCCTCGTGCTGGGTGTTCTCGCGGTCGACGGTGTCCTGTCGGCGCTGATGGCCGTGTTCTTCCTGCCGCTGCGTGTCGGCGGCGTCCCCCTCCCGATCAGTGCGGTGCTGAGCGGCGCGCTGAACGTCGCGCTGGTGTGGGTGGCGCTGCAGTGGACGTCGTCGCCGCGGCTGGCGGCGCTACCGCTGTGGACGTGGTTGGCGACGGTGCTGCTGTGCACGTTCGGTGGTCCGGGCGACGACATCGTCTTCGGCGGCTCGGGCCTGATGGAGTACGCGTCGGTGCTGCTCATCGCCGTCGGAGCGCTGCCTGCCGGCTGGCTGCTGAGCCGCAGGCGTGCTGCGGCTCCCAGCGCCGGGGCGGGCTCCGGGCCGCGCAGTCGTTGACTAGTGTGGCCGGTATGCCAGGCGCCTGGATGTGTCCAATGTGCGATGCGCGGATGATCCGCGTCCCTGCCGGGGTTATGAGGAAGTGGCTCTGAACCCCCAGCACGGCACCGACCTGCCCAGCCCCAGCGTGCCCCCCGCCGCGACGGCGCCGTCAGCGGCCGCCCTGCGTCGGGTGTTGCGGCGCGCACGCGACGGCGTGACGCTCAACGTCGACGAGGCCGCGATCGCGCTGACCGCGCGCGGTGACGACCTGGCTGACCTGTGTGCCAGCGCGGCGCGGGTCCGCGATGCGGGCCTGGAGGCCGCCGGCCGACGCGGTGCCACCGGACGGCTCCCGGTGAGCTATTCGCGCAAAGTCTTCATCCCCGTCACGCATCTGTGCCGCGACACCTGCCACTACTGCACGTTCGTCACGGTGCCCGGCCGGCTACGGGCCGCGGGCAAGGGCATGTTCATGGAGGCCGACGAGATCCTCGAGGTCGCCCGCCGCGGTGCCGAATTGGGTTGCAAGGAGGCACTGTTCACGCTCGGCGACCGGCCGGAGGCGCGGTGGGACGAGGCGCGGCAGTGGCTGGACGAGCGCGGCTACGACTCCACGCTGGACTACGTGCGGGCGATGGCGATCCGGGTGCTCGAGGAGACGGGGCTGCTGCCGCACCTGAATCCCGGCGTGATGAGCTGGTCGGAGCTGTCCCGGCTCAAGCCGGTCGCGCCGTCGATGGGCATGATGCTCGAGACGACGTCGCGCCGGCTGTTCGAGACCCGCGGCGAGGCGCACTACGGCAGCCCCGACAAGGACCCCGAGGTGCGGCTGCGCACGCTGGCCGACGCCGGCCGGCTGTCCATTCCGTTCACCACCGGGCTGCTCGTCGGCATCGGTGAGACCCTCGCCGAGCGGGCCGACACGATCCACGCGATCCGGCGCTCGCACAGGGAGTTCGGGCACGTGCAGGAAGTGATCGTGCAGAACTTCCGCGCCAAGGACCACACCGCGATGGCGTCGGTGCCCGATGCGGGGATCGAGGACTTCCTGGCGACGCTGGCCGTCACGCGGCTGGTGATGGGTCCGAAGGTGCGCATCCAGGCCCCGCCGAACCTGGTGTCGCGGCAGGAATGTTTGGCGCTGATCGGCGCGGGCGTCGACGACTGGGGTGGGGTGTCGCCGCTGACGCCCGACCACGTGAACCCGGAGCGGCCCTGGCCGGCGCTCGACGAACTGGCCGCGGTGACCGCCGAGGCGGGATACGACCTGGTGCAACGGCTCACCGCGCAGCCGCAGTACGTGCAGGCCGGCGCCGCGTGGATCGACCCGCGGGTGCAGGGCCACGTCGCCGCGCTGGCCGACCCCGACACCGGTTATGCGCTCGACGTCCACCCCGTCGGCCGGCCGTGGCAGGAGCCCGACGAGGCGACCGAGTCGCTCGGCCGCACCGATCTGCACACCGCGATCGACCAGCAGGGCAGGCTCACCGAGACGCGGAGCGATCTGGGCAGCGCGTTCGGCGACTGGGAGTCGATCCGGGAGAAGGTCAGCGAGCTGGCCGCCCGCGCCCCCGAACGGCTGGACACCGACGTGCTCGCGGCGCTGCGCTCGGCCGAACGCGATCCCGCAGGCTGCACCGACGACGAATACCTGGCGCTGGCCACCGCCGATGGTCCCGCACTCGAAGCCGTTGCCGCGCTCGCGGATTCACTACGCCGGGACACCGTCGGCGACGACGTGACATTTGTCGTCAACCGGAACATCAACTTCACCAACATCTGCTACACCGGCTGCCGGTTCTGCGCGTTCGCACAGCGCAAGGGCGACGCCGACGCGTTCTCGCTCTCCACCGACGAGGTCGCCGCCCGCGCATGGGAGGCGCACGTCGCGGGTGCCACCGAGGTGTGCATGCAGGGCGGTATCGACCCCGAGCTCCCGGTCACCGGCTACGCCGACCTGGTGCGGGCGGTCAAGAAGCGGGTGCCCTCGATGCACGTGCACGCGTTCTCGCCGA contains:
- the mshB gene encoding N-acetyl-1-D-myo-inositol-2-amino-2-deoxy-alpha-D-glucopyranoside deacetylase gives rise to the protein MEETPRLLFVHAHPDDESLTTGATIAHYSARGAQVQVLTCTLGEEGEVIGDQWAQLAVDGADQLGGYRIGELTAALAALGVDRPRFLGGAGRWRDSGMEGTPSRNRERFVDGDVEEQTAALAAVVDALRPHVVVTYDPQGGYGHPDHIHAHRITMAGVAAAQWRVPKVYWTVMSWTALSAGLAALTTVPDGWIRVDADVLPIVGYADDAIDAALDVPAHVPAKLAALRAHATQVQVSPDGTAMALSNGIALPVPAVEHYVLVEGAAGERDDRGWETDLLAGLSLG
- a CDS encoding chloride channel protein codes for the protein MTRRAVEYGCAIVVIGLLAGVAGAATTLLLHAVEHLTYRYTFGTLLTGVEDSGDWRRALGPMVGGALAGWGWWMLRRRRPVQGMSAVLAGERPVRRLALTADAGLQVLLVGSGASLGREGAPRQLAVAWGDLGSSRWALTGRDREILLACAAGAGLGAVYSVPLGGALFATRILLGTWHPRAWGTALITSSLAVAVAAPVTHLEHPLVWPDADLSYLFGALAVALAPLAVAVGLAFTRVTDAARPVTAPRSAALIPAIAAAGLLTGVCSIWLPELPGNGRSVLEVSVNSGLTLGAAAAILVLKPVLTALFLRTGAVGGMLTPALATGAAAGSVVALALNAGAGTALPVAAVSLTCAAGVLAITQRSPLFATLFVWELARPPVWLLAVFALAAFTSSDLVALGRRRRGAAGATAAA
- a CDS encoding bifunctional FO biosynthesis protein CofGH, with amino-acid sequence MALNPQHGTDLPSPSVPPAATAPSAAALRRVLRRARDGVTLNVDEAAIALTARGDDLADLCASAARVRDAGLEAAGRRGATGRLPVSYSRKVFIPVTHLCRDTCHYCTFVTVPGRLRAAGKGMFMEADEILEVARRGAELGCKEALFTLGDRPEARWDEARQWLDERGYDSTLDYVRAMAIRVLEETGLLPHLNPGVMSWSELSRLKPVAPSMGMMLETTSRRLFETRGEAHYGSPDKDPEVRLRTLADAGRLSIPFTTGLLVGIGETLAERADTIHAIRRSHREFGHVQEVIVQNFRAKDHTAMASVPDAGIEDFLATLAVTRLVMGPKVRIQAPPNLVSRQECLALIGAGVDDWGGVSPLTPDHVNPERPWPALDELAAVTAEAGYDLVQRLTAQPQYVQAGAAWIDPRVQGHVAALADPDTGYALDVHPVGRPWQEPDEATESLGRTDLHTAIDQQGRLTETRSDLGSAFGDWESIREKVSELAARAPERLDTDVLAALRSAERDPAGCTDDEYLALATADGPALEAVAALADSLRRDTVGDDVTFVVNRNINFTNICYTGCRFCAFAQRKGDADAFSLSTDEVAARAWEAHVAGATEVCMQGGIDPELPVTGYADLVRAVKKRVPSMHVHAFSPMEIANGVTKSGMSIREWLTALREAGLDTIPGTAAEILDDEVRWVLTKGKLPTSLWIEVVTTAHEVGLRSSSTMMYGHVDQPRHWVGHLRVLREIQDRTGGFTEFVPLPFVHQSSPLYLAGGARPGPTHRDNRAVHALARIMLHGRISNIQTSWVKLGVERTQVMLTGGANDLGGTLMEETISRMAGSENGSAKTVAELVAIAEGIGRPARQRSTDYTPLAA
- a CDS encoding ABC transporter family substrate-binding protein, with amino-acid sequence MVLLSGCTVSPPPAPQSTDTTESTAPPPTKATQIIMAIDSIGPGFNAHLLSDQSPVNAAISSLVLPSSFRPIPDSRTPTGSRWEMDPSLLESAEVTNQDPFTVTYKIRPEAQWTDNAPIGADDYWYLWRQMVSQPGAVDPAGYDLITGVQSVEGGKTAVVTFAQPYPAWRELFNDILPAHIVKDVPGGFPAGLAQALPVTGGQFRVESIDPQRDEILLARNDRYWGKPAVPDLILFRRGGAPAALADSIRNGDTQVAQVHGGSAVFAQLSAIPDVRTARIVTPRVMQLTLRAQQPALTDAQVRKAVLGLLDVDLLAAVGAGDDNTVTLAQAQVRSPSDPGYVPTAPPAMTREEAMALLGAAGYRVEPMPAPTQQPPGPTPPENSRGQLIKDGEPLTLVLGVANNDPTAVAVANTAADQLRSVGIAASVSALDPVTLYGDALVNNRVDAVVGWHQAGGDLATALASRYGCPALEATAIPTVTALPSTGDSPTPSPSPTPARPATPATTPTSAPPAPESGQLVQAPSNITGICDRAIQPRIDAALGGTADIGEVIDEVEPRLWDMATVLPILQDTTIVAAGPSVQGVSLTGAVPVGIVGDAGQWVKLPQ